In Papaver somniferum cultivar HN1 unplaced genomic scaffold, ASM357369v1 unplaced-scaffold_117, whole genome shotgun sequence, the DNA window GCATGGACGGACTCTGTAATGTCACTGGCCAGTGGGGCAAGCAAATATTTCTGGAAGCTTGTAATTTCAATATCCAGGTCTCTCCCCTCCCTATAGAGAATGCTGAATGGCAAGAATTTTAGTATACAACTCAAGCTTAGCAGCAATAATAATCCAAGATCAACTAGCATTTACCAGGTGAAGAGATGGTTACGATGAACAGACAAGCCTCCCTTCCTCTAGACTCTTCTAATCATTATTAATTAGGCATAATCATGTTTACATTTTCAACATACACTCTAGTCACCTAAACAAAAATGTAAATTTGAAACATGAAGAATACAGATTCATTCTACTAGTCATAATCCTGCTAGTGTTAACTTCAGAGGAATAGAATGGATCCTTTGACAAAGATCATTCCTTTTAATGGCTAACCATTATCAAAGCCACAAATCAAAAGATAGATTGAAAATGCCAATGAGAAGGGActaacatgtccttataattccCGTAACTTTCTTTCTATTTATTGCTCTCTGTTCTCTGTATCGCTCTACTGCACTTGTGGTATATTACTTGAACTCAGTTGTATATATTGACAATCCAGACTAATGAAAGTCCCATGTTTACATGAGGAAATATCACACTAGCTAGTTCTTATGATTGCAATCCAGATCTTTCAACACAGATAATACACGATACAAGTAATTAAACATTGGACTCTGTCATCATACGACAGTTATTCAAAATATAAGAACGCAACACAGTGAATGCTAGCCGTGGATAGACTATAAATTTGGACGTGATATCTCTCCAGGCATGCATGAGGTACGGTAAGCCTTTGCTTACTTAGCAGCAACAACTACAGTGCCAGATTTCTTGCTGCAGAACTGGAAGCATGTATTGTTACAGCGCTCCGCGGCTACTTCTGTAAGTTCACTTACGCGTCCTATTTCCAGAAAACAACTAGAAATAAAATAGAAAGAAACATTCCGGCTATATTTACTGTAAGACAAGCTAGTAATTCATTACACGCACACAAATGGGGAATCGTATTGTCTTACCTGCAGATTTGTGGAGAGCTATTATCTTACTGCACATGGAGGATACACATCCCAACTTGCAGAAATCACTGGTCCCATCTATCATCTCATCTATGTTGGGTTCGCCACCTATTAGCGTCCAAAAAGACAAATGAATAGTGGAATCAAATATGCATAAAAAATCTTTATTTGGTTCAGAAAATTGCTTGTTTCTGGGGTAATCTTACATACCCTCCGGAGTGCAACCACAGCGAAATCCACAATAAATGGTACCGGGGTCCTTCGTGCAATGGTAAAAGCAAAGTCTTGCAAGTGGCGTTTCGCAGTTCCAGTGAATTGGTTTCGCTTCAACGGAAGTATTTTGTGCCATGAAAAGTACCATTAGGAGTACACCGATCATCATAGCACTGAGAGCAGCAGGGGATTTGCCTTCCATCTTTATGTATATTTTTTTCCTCTGAGTAGTTTTGAATGCGTAGTATGATGGTTGTTGATGATTCAAGGAAGAGGTTGGTATTTTAATTTTAGAACCACAAGTTTGTTCTTTACTATTTAAAGAAGGTTTGTTCTCATTTAAGGTTATTTTTCAttggaaagtggttacaatcgGATGAAATTTTGGCTTCCTTAATGCACCAGTGCCTTTGATATGACAACATTTCTTGTACAGATCCGATGAAAGACACTGCAGATCGTACAAGAAAAGCTTGTTAGCCATATTTTATGTTTCTCAACCACCTCTCTCAGGCAATTTATATTGACCTGCGGTTGGTTTGTTCGAGCACCAGTCTATTTATTCGAGGAGAAAGAGATTGATACTACAGCTTATAATCAGTCAAGTAGGACACCTGAGTGACACCGAGCAGCTGAAAATAACCAACTAACAGTCTAGCTAACGTCACATTAATTACGGATTAACTTAATCTATTGGCCCCCTCAAGATGAGGGGTGGGCGTACCACTCTAAACTTGCCTCTAAGAAAAACAAATCGACAAGATATAGACCCTCCGTTTTAATGTCAGCAACCTGAAATCTGGTCGAAATTAATGAAGAAATGAGCTTAATTGAATTTGCATTAGATCTAAAGAGTACATGCGCATCTATGTTATCTCTGCATGATATTCTTAAGTAGACAAACCAAATCCATTAAGAGTCATATTATCACGCGCATGAGTTCATAACAAGATAATAAGCTAGCACGAGTTCACAGGTAGAGTTCGCAACATAATGCACGTcctaactcattttctccaaagaAATGGACGTGGGCACTAATCACTTTTGCGTGATAAATCTGGTGAGAGGTACTCACCCAAACTCTACACCGTGATTTCTCACACGGTGTGAATCTCGGTTTTTTATTTCGGTGAGTTAATCATTTTTGCATTAAGCGTCCAACCCATTTTACATTTGAAATGGATTTCCTTAAAAGCAAGGATAGGATCACCCTTAGTAGTAAGCCATCAAACTTTAAAGAACTCCATATCATAACCATAGCCTAGACCTTTGATACACATATGACACATCCCCAGCATAGCTAATCATTTTTGAGTGATAAAAAATAAATGGGTGAAAGTAAACTTCTAGGAAA includes these proteins:
- the LOC113330229 gene encoding thionin-like: MEGKSPAALSAMMIGVLLMVLFMAQNTSVEAKPIHWNCETPLARLCFYHCTKDPGTIYCGFRCGCTPEGGEPNIDEMIDGTSDFCKLGCVSSMCSKIIALHKSAGRVSELTEVAAERCNNTCFQFCSKKSGTVVVAAK